A single region of the Leisingera thetidis genome encodes:
- a CDS encoding gamma carbonic anhydrase family protein — translation MTLFALGDSQPRIHDDTWVAPDANLIGKVVMEAGSSVWFGVTIRADHEEIRICEGSNVQENVVMHIDAGYPLTIGRNCTIGHKAMLHGCTIGENTLVGMGATILNGARIGRNCLIGAGALITENKEIPDNSLVMGSPGKVVREVDAALAEKLTRSALLYQDNMRRFRAELKPL, via the coding sequence ATGACTCTCTTTGCCCTTGGGGACAGCCAACCGCGGATCCACGACGACACCTGGGTCGCCCCTGATGCCAATCTGATTGGCAAAGTGGTGATGGAGGCGGGCTCTTCTGTCTGGTTCGGCGTTACCATCCGCGCCGACCACGAGGAAATCCGCATCTGCGAAGGCTCCAACGTGCAGGAAAATGTGGTGATGCACATCGACGCGGGCTATCCTCTGACCATCGGCAGGAACTGCACCATCGGCCACAAGGCAATGCTGCATGGCTGCACCATCGGGGAGAATACCCTGGTAGGCATGGGGGCAACGATCCTGAATGGCGCCAGGATCGGCAGGAACTGCCTGATCGGCGCCGGTGCTCTGATCACCGAGAACAAGGAAATCCCCGACAACTCTCTGGTCATGGGCAGCCCCGGCAAGGTGGTGCGGGAGGTCGACGCCGCGCTGGCCGAAAAGCTCACCCGGAGCGCGCTGCTCTACCAGGATAACATGCGCCGTTTCCGGGCGGAGCTGAAACCGCTGTAA
- a CDS encoding class II 3-deoxy-7-phosphoheptulonate synthase: protein MSEWQKSDWRQKPRVQMPDYTDAAALNAVEAQLSKYPPLVFAGEARRLKQHLGAAGRGEAFLLQGGDCAESFDQFSADGIRDTFKVMLQMAMVLTYGAKVPVVKLGRMAGQFAKPRSAPTETLDGVELPSYRGDIINELAFTAEARIPNPQKMLQAYTQAAATVNLLRAFSTGGFADMSRVHAWTLGFTDEQEVQKYSEIANRIQDSIDFMSAAGITAETTHEFSTVEFYTSHEGLLLEYEEALTRLDSTSGKWLAGSGHMIWIGDRTRQPDGAHVEFCRGVLNPIGLKCGPTTTAEDLKVLMSRLNPDNEQGKLTLIARFGAGKAGEHLPRLIQAVKEEGANVTWVCDPMHGNTIKSSTGYKTRPFDSVLREVRDFFGVHKAEGTVPGGVHFEMTGQDVTECTGGVRAVTDEDLSDRYHTACDPRLNASQSLELAFLVAEELSALRAAQSAREAG from the coding sequence ATGAGCGAATGGCAAAAATCGGACTGGCGCCAGAAGCCGCGGGTTCAAATGCCGGACTACACCGATGCAGCAGCGCTGAATGCTGTCGAGGCTCAGCTTTCCAAGTATCCTCCGCTGGTTTTTGCCGGCGAGGCGCGCCGTCTCAAGCAGCATTTGGGCGCTGCGGGGCGCGGCGAAGCTTTCCTGCTGCAAGGCGGTGATTGTGCCGAAAGCTTTGACCAGTTCAGCGCCGATGGCATCCGCGACACCTTCAAGGTGATGCTGCAGATGGCAATGGTGCTGACCTACGGCGCCAAGGTGCCGGTGGTGAAGCTGGGCCGCATGGCCGGCCAATTCGCCAAACCGCGCAGCGCACCGACTGAAACCCTGGATGGCGTGGAGCTGCCCAGCTACCGCGGTGACATCATCAACGAGCTGGCCTTCACCGCGGAGGCCCGCATCCCGAATCCGCAGAAAATGCTGCAGGCCTACACCCAGGCGGCGGCCACAGTGAACCTGCTGCGGGCGTTTTCGACCGGCGGCTTTGCCGACATGAGCCGGGTTCATGCCTGGACACTTGGCTTCACCGATGAACAGGAAGTTCAGAAGTACAGCGAGATTGCCAACCGCATTCAGGATTCCATCGATTTCATGAGTGCGGCGGGAATCACCGCCGAAACCACTCATGAATTCTCCACCGTGGAATTCTACACCAGTCACGAAGGCTTGCTGCTGGAGTACGAAGAGGCGCTGACACGGCTCGATTCAACCTCCGGCAAATGGCTTGCCGGCTCCGGCCACATGATCTGGATCGGCGACCGCACCCGCCAGCCCGACGGCGCCCACGTGGAATTCTGCCGCGGCGTGCTGAACCCGATCGGCCTGAAATGCGGCCCGACGACCACAGCCGAGGATCTGAAGGTGCTGATGTCGCGGCTGAATCCGGACAACGAACAGGGCAAGCTGACCCTGATCGCCCGCTTCGGCGCCGGCAAGGCGGGCGAGCATCTGCCGCGGCTGATCCAGGCCGTGAAGGAAGAGGGTGCCAATGTCACCTGGGTCTGCGATCCGATGCATGGCAACACCATCAAGTCCTCCACCGGCTACAAGACCCGCCCCTTCGACAGCGTGCTGCGCGAGGTGCGCGACTTCTTCGGCGTCCACAAGGCCGAGGGCACCGTCCCCGGCGGCGTGCATTTCGAGATGACAGGCCAGGATGTGACCGAATGCACCGGCGGTGTGCGCGCGGTGACTGACGAGGACCTGAGCGACCGCTACCACACCGCCTGCGACCCGCGCCTGAACGCAAGCCAGTCGCTGGAACTGGCCTTCCTCGTGGCGGAGGAACTGTCCGCTCTTCGTGCGGCTCAATCCGCCCGCGAGGCTGGCTGA
- the gmk gene encoding guanylate kinase: MADRRGLLIILSSPSGAGKSTLARRLMAWDPGLKFSVSATTRAPRPGEEHGREYYFMSEDEFRQKVAEGGMLEHAHVFGNFYGSPAGPVKDTIEAGQDVLFDVDWQGEIQIRNSDLGKHALSIFILPPSIPELRRRLETRAQDSDEVIGKRMQKSWDEISHWGYYDYVLVNDDLDETEARLKTIVEAERMRRIQQPKLQEHVRALQTQFEEQS; the protein is encoded by the coding sequence ATGGCGGACCGCCGCGGCCTTTTGATCATCCTCTCATCGCCTTCGGGCGCCGGCAAATCCACGCTGGCCCGGCGGCTGATGGCCTGGGACCCGGGGCTCAAGTTCTCGGTGTCGGCCACCACCCGCGCGCCGCGCCCGGGCGAGGAGCACGGACGCGAGTACTACTTCATGTCCGAGGACGAATTCCGCCAGAAGGTGGCGGAAGGCGGCATGCTGGAGCACGCCCACGTGTTCGGCAACTTCTACGGTTCTCCGGCCGGTCCGGTGAAGGACACCATCGAGGCGGGCCAGGATGTTCTGTTCGACGTCGATTGGCAGGGCGAAATCCAGATCCGCAATTCGGACCTGGGCAAGCACGCGCTGTCGATCTTCATCCTGCCGCCCTCGATCCCCGAACTGCGCCGCCGCCTGGAAACCCGCGCCCAGGACAGCGACGAAGTGATCGGCAAACGGATGCAGAAAAGCTGGGATGAGATCAGCCACTGGGGCTATTACGATTACGTTCTGGTCAACGACGACCTGGACGAGACCGAAGCCCGGCTGAAGACCATTGTCGAGGCCGAACGGATGCGCCGGATCCAGCAGCCCAAGCTGCAGGAGCATGTGCGCGCCCTGCAAACCCAATTCGAGGAACAGTCATGA
- a CDS encoding YicC/YloC family endoribonuclease, giving the protein MTIRSMTAFASAQGSSEQHSWSWELRSVNAKGLDLRLRVPDWLEGLENHTRSALAKALARGNVSLTLRISRIEDSAGQVQINGAVLQSVIKALGEAQSVARQNRVDIRPASAAEVLGFKGVLEQSAGDDDPAPLVKALSKELETLVAEFVQMREAEGAALAQILNAQLKQVAALTAQAGQRAEERREKMAETFKANLARVLDNADGADPDRVAQELALIAVKADVTEELDRLGAHVTAARDLLAKGGAVGRKLDFLMQEFNREANTLCSKAQHSALTAVGLELKTVIDQMREQVQNIE; this is encoded by the coding sequence ATGACCATCCGCAGCATGACCGCCTTTGCCTCAGCGCAGGGCAGCTCCGAACAGCACAGCTGGAGCTGGGAGCTCCGCTCGGTCAATGCTAAGGGCCTGGATCTTCGCTTAAGGGTGCCGGACTGGCTGGAAGGCCTTGAAAACCATACCCGTTCGGCGCTGGCCAAGGCGCTGGCGCGGGGCAATGTCTCGCTCACCCTGCGGATTTCCCGCATCGAAGACAGTGCCGGACAGGTGCAGATCAACGGTGCCGTGCTGCAATCGGTGATCAAGGCCCTGGGCGAGGCGCAGTCGGTCGCCAGGCAGAACCGGGTCGACATCCGCCCGGCCTCCGCTGCTGAGGTCCTCGGCTTCAAGGGGGTGCTGGAACAGTCCGCAGGCGACGACGATCCGGCGCCGCTGGTCAAGGCACTGAGCAAGGAACTGGAAACCCTTGTGGCGGAATTCGTGCAGATGCGCGAGGCCGAGGGCGCTGCGCTTGCCCAAATCCTTAACGCCCAGCTGAAGCAGGTGGCGGCGCTGACCGCCCAGGCCGGGCAGCGTGCCGAAGAGCGCAGGGAGAAGATGGCGGAGACGTTCAAGGCCAATCTGGCCCGGGTGCTGGACAATGCCGATGGCGCCGATCCGGACCGGGTGGCACAAGAACTGGCGCTGATCGCCGTGAAGGCCGATGTGACCGAGGAGTTGGACCGGCTTGGCGCCCATGTCACCGCGGCCCGCGACCTGCTGGCCAAGGGCGGGGCGGTAGGGCGCAAGCTCGACTTCCTGATGCAGGAATTCAACCGCGAGGCCAACACGCTCTGTTCAAAAGCCCAGCACAGCGCCTTGACGGCGGTGGGGCTTGAGCTGAAAACCGTGATCGACCAGATGCGCGAGCAGGTGCAGAACATAGAATAA
- a CDS encoding sensor histidine kinase codes for MTTELIDGFLAAIPRPAVLVDQTERFIAVNAEAATLLGQGVKGRHFATILRQPSVATAIEGCLRDRESRTARHLANDGAQDTTFAVTLRYVPGIGAVGGGAVLACFDDVTEREQAGQMRRDFVANVSHELRTPLTALIGFIDTLRGPAKDDAPARDRFLSIMEGEASRMNRLVGDLLSLNRVESEERVRPKEKVDLTGHLASTLKTLLPVAEARGVAVKLDAPQEGITVTGDADQLRQVFLNLVENAVKYGGDEVQVVLSFSGRDPAVRAPAARVQVIDNGPGIDPVHLPRLTERFYRADSHRSREMGGTGLGLAIVKHIINRHRGRLRVESELGQGSVFTVILPE; via the coding sequence ATGACGACGGAGCTGATCGACGGATTTCTGGCCGCCATTCCGCGGCCTGCGGTGCTGGTGGACCAGACGGAGCGGTTCATCGCGGTAAATGCTGAGGCGGCAACGCTGCTGGGGCAGGGAGTGAAGGGGCGCCATTTCGCCACCATCCTGCGCCAGCCCAGCGTCGCCACCGCCATCGAAGGCTGCCTGCGCGACCGCGAGTCCCGCACCGCCCGGCACCTCGCCAACGACGGCGCACAGGACACAACCTTTGCCGTCACCCTGCGTTATGTGCCCGGAATCGGTGCGGTCGGCGGCGGCGCGGTGCTGGCCTGTTTCGACGATGTGACCGAACGCGAGCAGGCCGGCCAGATGCGGCGCGATTTTGTCGCCAATGTCAGCCACGAGCTGCGCACACCGCTGACCGCACTGATCGGATTCATCGATACCCTGCGCGGCCCGGCCAAGGACGACGCCCCGGCCCGGGACCGGTTCCTGTCGATCATGGAGGGTGAGGCCAGCCGCATGAACCGCCTGGTGGGAGATCTCTTGTCCCTGAACCGGGTGGAAAGCGAGGAGCGGGTGCGGCCCAAGGAGAAAGTCGATCTGACCGGCCATCTGGCGTCGACTCTCAAGACGCTGCTGCCGGTGGCCGAGGCCCGTGGCGTTGCTGTGAAGCTGGACGCGCCGCAAGAGGGCATCACGGTCACCGGCGACGCGGACCAGCTCCGGCAGGTGTTCCTCAACCTGGTGGAAAACGCGGTGAAATACGGCGGCGACGAAGTCCAGGTGGTGCTGAGTTTCTCCGGCCGGGATCCGGCGGTGCGCGCGCCTGCCGCCCGCGTCCAGGTGATCGACAACGGACCGGGCATCGACCCTGTCCACCTGCCGCGGCTGACCGAGCGCTTCTACCGCGCCGACAGCCACCGTTCGCGCGAGATGGGCGGCACTGGTCTGGGCCTGGCAATTGTAAAACACATCATCAACCGCCACCGCGGGCGGCTGCGGGTCGAAAGCGAATTGGGCCAAGGCTCTGTTTTCACTGTGATACTGCCAGAGTAG
- a CDS encoding PAS domain-containing protein, translated as MMFGSRSGTEATTGQDKVVSMNHFRKGGTRSPLRQAEAYWTALRRGDDVPSRSQIDPRGLENILSNTFILERIAPGIARFRLAGSLINEMAGMEVRGMPVTAFFTTEARKQLSAAMEHMFETPAIVELELQIEAPRQRTPREARMLLLPLRSDLGDISRVLGVLVADESTASSTSQRFSISSIEMRAVGKAPGSAGFKAKPRPAAKDERRDVNHPNPGFAETQARFQPERSLIEEAKALLERSRAGRPAATAEASGAAPAKPKGAAHLRLVVSRD; from the coding sequence ATGATGTTTGGCAGCCGCAGCGGAACTGAAGCGACGACGGGTCAAGACAAAGTTGTTTCCATGAACCATTTCCGCAAAGGCGGGACGCGGTCGCCGCTGCGCCAGGCGGAGGCCTACTGGACGGCGCTGCGCCGCGGCGACGATGTGCCGAGCCGCTCGCAAATCGATCCTCGCGGCCTGGAGAACATCCTGAGCAACACTTTCATTCTCGAACGGATCGCACCGGGCATCGCCCGCTTCCGGCTGGCAGGGTCGCTGATCAATGAGATGGCCGGAATGGAAGTGCGCGGCATGCCGGTGACGGCGTTCTTCACCACCGAGGCGCGCAAGCAGCTGAGCGCAGCGATGGAGCACATGTTCGAAACACCCGCCATTGTGGAGCTGGAGCTGCAAATCGAGGCCCCGCGCCAGCGCACGCCGCGCGAGGCGAGAATGCTCCTGCTGCCGCTGCGCAGTGATCTGGGGGATATCAGCCGGGTCCTGGGAGTGCTGGTGGCGGATGAAAGCACCGCCTCCTCCACCTCGCAGCGGTTTTCGATCTCCTCGATTGAGATGCGCGCCGTCGGTAAGGCGCCCGGTTCCGCCGGCTTCAAGGCCAAGCCGCGCCCCGCCGCCAAGGACGAGCGCCGCGACGTGAACCATCCCAACCCGGGCTTTGCCGAAACCCAGGCGCGGTTCCAGCCGGAGCGCTCCCTGATCGAAGAAGCCAAAGCGCTGCTGGAGCGCAGCCGGGCGGGCAGACCCGCGGCAACGGCAGAGGCATCCGGGGCCGCACCGGCCAAGCCCAAAGGCGCTGCGCATTTGCGCCTGGTGGTCAGCCGCGACTGA